Proteins encoded together in one Prochlorococcus marinus str. MIT 9211 window:
- the cobI gene encoding precorrin-2 C(20)-methyltransferase, with protein MNYNQKLFSLANLINNLRNYFFLKLRFKSFGDIKPSLTLVGVGPGDPSLITIAAIKAIRKATVIAYPVSQLGGKSMAAEIAGDWIKGKRTMPLVFPMTLDGDSLDQHWKIASEKLSNAIQTGENVVFISQGDPSLYSTCCYVLIYLKSHYPECTLKIIPGVNSFSAAAAAGQWPLSLQKEALFVSPVPEEPKDFENLLDESLRKGLVLVLLKLGFRWEWVRPILEKKGLLDKTLFVKKVGFFDQEISKAENVSKDSKPYFSLLIVRPHWPSIK; from the coding sequence GTGAATTATAATCAAAAACTCTTTTCTCTTGCAAATTTAATAAACAATCTAAGAAACTATTTTTTCCTTAAACTTCGCTTCAAGAGCTTTGGAGATATTAAGCCATCATTAACTCTTGTTGGAGTGGGACCTGGCGACCCATCACTTATAACTATTGCTGCTATCAAAGCAATTAGAAAAGCAACTGTGATTGCCTACCCAGTGTCACAATTAGGGGGTAAAAGTATGGCTGCTGAAATAGCTGGTGACTGGATAAAAGGGAAAAGAACTATGCCATTAGTCTTCCCAATGACTTTAGATGGTGACTCACTGGATCAACATTGGAAGATAGCCTCTGAAAAGTTAAGCAATGCTATACAAACTGGAGAAAATGTTGTTTTCATAAGTCAGGGAGACCCTTCTTTATATTCCACATGTTGTTATGTCTTAATTTATTTAAAGTCACATTACCCTGAATGTACTTTAAAGATTATCCCGGGAGTTAACTCATTCTCAGCAGCCGCTGCCGCAGGTCAATGGCCATTGTCTTTGCAAAAAGAAGCACTTTTTGTTTCGCCTGTTCCCGAAGAGCCGAAAGATTTTGAAAATTTACTCGATGAGTCTCTAAGAAAAGGATTAGTTTTGGTGTTGTTAAAATTAGGTTTTCGGTGGGAATGGGTTAGACCAATTTTAGAGAAAAAAGGGTTGTTAGATAAGACTCTATTCGTTAAGAAAGTAGGCTTTTTTGACCAAGAAATTTCCAAGGCAGAAAATGTATCTAAAGACTCTAAGCCTTACTTTTCTCTCTTAATTGTCAGACCTCATTGGCCGTCCATAAAATAG
- a CDS encoding DUF1823 family protein, which produces MNTVWPLSRSLLMEILVDHISDRFVCILVWERLGYQEKKDVPNLWVAGSDTSIYWSEKFPEAPEVIAQRVGSVYLTRSIPKEHKQSLKKILGFEGYRIDELYPRRTRRATAVNWLLSWILLQGIDLPEQGPLPALLLTPDNPANGHPGDLPIT; this is translated from the coding sequence ATGAACACGGTTTGGCCTTTAAGTAGGAGTTTGTTAATGGAAATTCTAGTTGATCATATTAGCGATAGGTTTGTATGCATTCTAGTTTGGGAAAGACTGGGATATCAGGAAAAAAAAGATGTTCCAAATTTGTGGGTAGCTGGTTCAGACACTAGTATCTATTGGAGTGAGAAGTTTCCAGAAGCTCCAGAAGTCATTGCTCAGAGAGTTGGATCTGTTTATTTAACTCGTTCTATCCCAAAGGAGCACAAGCAGTCATTGAAAAAGATATTGGGCTTTGAAGGCTATCGTATTGATGAATTGTATCCAAGAAGGACAAGGAGAGCTACAGCGGTTAATTGGTTATTGTCATGGATCCTTTTACAAGGAATAGACCTTCCTGAACAAGGTCCATTGCCTGCTTTGCTATTGACTCCTGACAACCCTGCGAATGGCCATCCAGGTGATTTACCAATTACTTAA